Proteins from a genomic interval of Zingiber officinale cultivar Zhangliang chromosome 1B, Zo_v1.1, whole genome shotgun sequence:
- the LOC121996877 gene encoding probable membrane-associated kinase regulator 6 has translation MEASHQLLQPNDSFSYAWLIDVKSSSSAAAAAAVVVGDSRRSHDDGAGSFIEIDPDGFFSMRWSTSNDGFDFDFSLPPPQCSDQVHADQIFSGGHLLPLLDRQRPFAGAVTPSARRLTESQSVNSDRFDSPRRICAGSSTPGPAKSSSSAKKTARKYFCFLTPLYKMVKDLMLVASSSSSSFTSSFSSSSSSSSSFKSASTSKDSARSSPRSSNAMSSADLCRGSNADISVNDAILHCKKSIGRGM, from the exons ATGGAGGCCTCCCACCAGCTCCTCCAGCCAAACGACAGCTTCTCCTACGCATGGCTCATCGACGTCAAGTCCTCCTCCTCGGCTGCGGCCGCGGCAGCCGTCGTCGTCGGCGATAGCCGACGATCGCATGACGACGGCGCCGGCTCCTTCATCGAGATCGATCCCGATGGCTTCTTCTCCATGCGTTGGTCGACGTCGAACGACGGCTTCGACTTCGACTTCAGCCTCCCGCCGCCTCAGTGCTCCGACCAAGTCCACGCCGACCAAATCTTCTCCGGCGGACACCTCCTCCCGCTCCTCGACCGCCAGCGGCCGTTCGCCGGCGCCGTTACCCCTTCCGCTCGTCGCCTCACCGAGTCTCAGTCCGTCAACTCGGACCGATTCGACTCGCCGAGGCGGATCTGCGCGGGGAGTAGCACGCCGGGTCCGGCGAAGAGCTCGTCGTCGGCGAAGAAGACGGCGCGCAAGTATTTCTGCTTCCTGACGCCGTTGTACAAGATGGTGAAGGATTTGATGCTGgtcgcttcttcttcctcctcctctttcacttcttctttctcctcctcctcctcctcctcttcttccttcaagtcCGCGAGCACCAGCAAGGACTCGGCGAGGAGTTCCCCGAGGTCGAGCAATGCGATGTCGAGCGCGGACTTGTGCCGTGGCAGCAATGCTGATATCTCCGTTAACGACGCCATTCTTCACTGCAAAAAGTCGATT GGACGAGGCATGTGA